Below is a genomic region from Lampris incognitus isolate fLamInc1 chromosome 2, fLamInc1.hap2, whole genome shotgun sequence.
gctggactgactggtactgacatatagtcttcagcggatcatcagtttacacacacacacacagacgtagcttggcatacacaaacaactATATACACATATGCTCATTTATtgaggctgggcctacacacacacacagcaccctacatacaccacacattatttattattattcctgcttttttgttgtgttttgttgttattttattactattgttgctgcagtgttgaggagccgaaacacaagaattttaccctcgtacttgtatattgagacttaacaaataaagaatcttgaatcttgaacttTCAGAAGCAGCTAGCCACTGACACTAGGGCTGATTGACAATGGCAGACCCTGCACGAATCAAGAATGAAAGCACACCTGAGATGACATCTGCAGACAGTGAGGAACAGAATAAATCAGTCGACACTGAAGATGTGCCTGCAAACAACCAACCCAAAGAATCTTCTTCTCAACTTCAACCCAGACAAGAGCCTAAAGTGGTGAGTTGCTTCTTAATATCGTTCTCCTCATAATGGCATGtttgagagcaagagtgagactcTTTTGCTTGAATCACAGTTAAATAGTCTGTGTTTCAAGTAGAGCAAGGCTGAAGTTTCCCTGGGGAATACCAGTTTTAGGTAAAATGGCTTGAAGTTAATCTGAAAACAGGGAATGGACATCTGAACAATTATACACTATATCTACAATTTCAAATGCAAAAATTAATGCTAAGAAAAAGCCACACAAGAGCACAATCAGACCTCAAAAAAGGGATGTAATCAAACTTTGTCCAAAGTCATATTTCTCCTTCAAATCCAGACACACTTGGAACTTTAGTTTGACTCATGTCATGTGAATAAATAATCCTGTGCTCAACTGTCTTTGCAAAATTCAGATTCGACTTGGTGGCTTTACAAAACCAGATTGTGTTAACTGTGCTTATTAACCGTTTTTTGTGCATGAAGGACTCAGCAGtaggagaggatgaagaggaaggaAGCTCAAACCAGCCTCCCTCCAAAAGACTGAAAGTAGaaccagaaaagaaaaaagagaagcgCCACAAGGTTGACGAAGATGAAATTCAAAAGATGCAGTAAGTCTGATATTCTTAAGCGAAGAGATAATGAATTAAATTGATCATTTTATGTACTGAAGTCAAATCCCTCCTATCCTAGTAAGCACACCATGGCTTGCCTGTCTTGTGTTTTCAGGGTTTTGGTGTCATCGTTTTCTGAAGAGCAGCTAAATCGCTATGAAATGTATAGACGCTCTGCCTTTCCCAAGGCAGCGATTAAAAGGGTGAGATGTTTATGAGCACTGACACACTGTTtatatttaaatgtattttttagcactgacttttttcctttttcttctaGCTGATTCAGTCTATAACTGGATCATCAGTGTCCCAGAATGTGGTTATTGCAATGTCGGGTATTTCCAAGGTCTTCGCTGGAGAAATTGTTGAGGAAGGTAAGTGGCATAGACCTTTGCGATTTGGGAATCTTCCAGGCTAAATTATGGCTTTGTTATTTGGTTGTCTAAATTTTGTTTTCTTCATGCTTTAATTTTTCCTCTACTTTACCCCCACACCCCCAAATTTATTCTTTTTACAGCACTGGATGTTTGTGAGAAGTGGGGAGACACACCTCCTCTTCAGCCCAAACATATGAGGGAAGCAGTAAGAAGGTTGAAGAGCCGAGAACAGATTCCCAACACCAAGTACAAAAACATTTTCTTCCACTGAGTCGCCTCCATTTTGGACTGTACAGCATGTGGGTTGACTGAGGGACATGCCAAATACTGGGGATCCAAACTCTGGAGAGTATTCAGCCAAGCCACTATCAGCCATGCTCATGTCCTGAAACATGGCTGTCTAATAACTCATGTCTATTGACATAACTGTTGACATGGTGGAATGAAGGCAGTGGCACAATAAATTCCACCCTTATCTGTATCTTAAGAGATACGGTGGCCATGCTTCTCATCACGTTTATCACTATTTAGATCAAGACTTGATATACATTTCAATATTGGTAAATGATTTGTTTGGTAAAGTTTAGGTGGTTTGCTGGGGTTGTGAATGTTTTATTGCACATTACATTCTGGAATTGGTTTTGTTCTTTTACTCTTAATGAAAGCAAATCTGTGCCACAACAAAATGATTTCTAAAATCTCTAGgaacccttttttttcctcccaaaatGTTGTGCCAGCTCAGAGTTCGCACTGTCTGAAATATGTGAATGGCTACAGTGTTCATAATATAAAAGCACATTTCAGTGTGACGTGCTCATTTTACGCATTTTTTAAATGTTTGAAGACCAAGCTTTTTCCTCATGTGACTCAGTTCTTGGCCGTTCTTTTTAATTACACATTAAAGAATGCCATTTCTACTATGTTGAGACTGATGAGAGCACATCGCCTGGACTATATTGAGATGGAAACTCTTCAATATTTCAAATTGGAAGTCAGAAGTGACTTCCTTTTGAAAGACAAACCAATGCCAGTGAGGAGACAAAATGGATGAGttcaatataaaaacacatcaGGCCTTTGCTTTGAGCAAGTCTTAAGATACAAATTTAAGTATGTAAATATGGGATAGGTACACTTGTATCCCTCTTTTGAATCGAAATATAAATGTACCATTTAATATACAAAAATTAGAGACAAGAACATGTTCAGCaatcatttatttttttccccccatttaaaTCATTTTCCACACTACTTTGGTTCACAGAACCAATTTTATATATTCAGTGAAGTGATGGTAACAATACAAAACTGAATCCTACAACAAAACAATACTGTCAGGAGGGCCTCCCTGTTTTGCATCATTAAGGAAGTTCTCACAACTTGTTTTCAATCCTTTTAGGCGACTAACATTAAAATAAGTGCAGTTTCCAGTGAACGTACCACATTAGTGCAAATAATCCACAAGGCATAAAGCCCAAAACAATTCAATACATGCATCTGCTCAACAATAAAGACTTCTGCAGTCATTCACACAGTTAGTGGGAGAACAAAACACTGCAAGAAGTCCTGCATCGCTCTCCCACCATCTCCTGCTTTTTGCATGGCACACTTGTcgggtcatgtttttttttttttggcaacccTGGCCTGTTCTAGATGGCCATGTTTAGGGGACAGATCATGAGCAGACAGCACCAGTTTGTTAGAATGGGCACCTTTCCTGCTGCTGATGCCAGACCACGGGTGGAGCTTGAGAATATGCTTAAAACAGGTTTTACAAGGTAAACATTACTTCCAAAACAGTACATTTAGTTTTTGTATCACTGCGTCTTTGTCTACCAAGACCATGCAAAACATTAATCCAAAAAACTAAAGGAAAGTGTGATCCATTTGAATGATATTGAGGTTACACGGCAGTCTCACTGCTTGTCTACACTGATTATGACCTCGAGGATGTGTCAAGTACATACATGCAGGAAAGGAGAAAACACTGAAAAGCTGGAACACTGGCTGGTTTCTCTGACATTGAGCAATCCTGCCAAAGATTATCGTAATACCATCACGTGACACATTTGGTACATTTTTTTTTCGCTTTTGTTAAACCAAAACTTTCTATTGCTTTAGCATTTTACATTCCACTAAAAGAATGCAAAGCTGTCACTCATAACGTGCAAGGCAACCAGAGCATACTATGGATGTCGTGGCACACAATGGCCACCAGAGGTCTCCGAAGTACACCAATTGGAAACGATGTGGTGAAAAGGAAGCACTGTACCCTCACAACCAGCATTTTTTTGAGCCAGTTTCCAAattggaaaagaaagaaaaccccacaaaaaaaaccccacctcttCTTCTCTTGACCAACAATACCAAATACTGCACCACTGCTTTGACAATTATTTCAAAGTAAAAAGGAACTTGAGGTGTTAAACGATAACTTTCATACAAACAAAAAGTCATGGCTAAATGTTTCAGTAATGATATTACAAAAACACAGTGACATGTACAAATGTAGTGATCTGCTAGCTGACAAACCATTCCATTATCATCTATAATCATTAATAAGACCAAACTTTAAAGATTAATGTAAAGACAAAACTAGAAACTGGAATTGCTTGCCTAACAAAATGTAACTTGTGAgaatttttgaagaaaaaaaaaatcgtaAATATTTTTTGATAGGGAATTGATAAATCTACACGACACTGTGTATAAATAATTATTAGTTGAATTTGCTGTTCTCATTTATTTTTGATTGATATGTTTTTAATACTGTGTCTGATTTATTGCAAGGCAATACAAGAGTACCAAGAAATCTAGATAAATAAATTCTAAGTCCAAAATTTGCTCTGTGCTTACCAATTCTGGACTTTTTACATGTTAAACATATACAGAGCAGGTAAAACTACAGTACCATGGGTGTTTGCTGGTAAGCTGCAATAGGAAGTTTACAGGAAATTGCATGGCTCTAATGACTGGAATATGTCCAAGTTTTAGTCTTAAAGTTTCATCATAGATTAAATAGGTAATTTAAACACTGTAACTGCTGCGTAACCTGCCCTCCATAGTGATGGAAGAGAAGCAAAGGCATGTCAACAAAGAGCACATTGCTTCACAGTATAAAAGGACTCATAAACACTTTTTTCTAATAGCAAAAAGAAAAATAACACCGGGGAATGATTGACCCATTTTCTGAGAACGATCAGACCGGCTAAGAGGATCTAACCAATCCATCCCAGTGATGAAGCAACCCAATAAGGTGGACATTGAGATGTACCAGTCACTCCTTATACGCAGTGTAGTTGTGTTTAAATTCAAAGTGCATTGCTTTCCCTACTAATCTGTTCACAACACGGTCACCAACACTTATCTGTGGAGCATGTACCACAGCAGCAGCTAATGGCAGTAGTAATCATTTATAATAGCATGTTCTTAGGAGTACCTTCAAATAAAAGTAAAAGTAATATCCAGATCTAATTTACTTAACACCCATGGAACATTTCTACATGACTAAGAAGGTCTACCAAGTTTTTGTGAAATGTCTCTTTTGCAAACTTGCACAAATGAGCCTAAAGATCTAGTGGCGTTAAAGCATGCTGGGCAGCAGGTGATGGTTTATCAAAGAAATGTCTGGTGGACTAAAAGCACTCTGGCAATGTTTTAGTGCATGTtacaaattttttaaaaaaaattggcaCGTGTTCAGACATTCCTTTAACACAAAGAATTACTATGAATTCTTtaatgctgttattattattaaagaattaTTTGGGGAAGAAATCAAGGGCATTGCTATTTACTGTTGCATGCTCTATGACTAAACACCCACATGGATGAGCTTAATTTACTGTCAACACTGAGTTGGATGAGAACTATATGTGAAAATCTGTATCAAGTATGGTAGTGAAAAACATTATCGACTGCCAGATGACAGGAGTAACTTCAATGAACCTATGAATTCCCCTTGTATTTTAGAATAGAGGCTCCAATGTGTTGTTAGGTCTGATACAGTGAGTGGACAGTGATCTGAAACCAAAGAGTCGTTTTTCCACAACGTGCCCGATGTCAAGACATATCCTATAAGAGTGTCGGTGGTTTCTGATCATCAACTTAATCCATCCCATTGCCCTTCCACTGCGAGAGAGGAGATCGGCTCTGACAGCGAAGACCAAGTAGCTCAGAGAATGAACGTGGGGTCAAATTTTCTGACCTCCAGAAGGAGGCGATCTCTGTCATTGAGGGCTTGGGACAGGGCAGCTTGGGCATCACACAGCTGAGATTCCAGGGACGGGTTCTGTAACAACAGCATTATTCACTTGGTAATAGAACACTTAAATAAGCTTAGATTAAGTGCTATTACAAGTGTTTGGATATCAGATTCTGACCAAGATAACAAGATGTAGATGGAGTTATGTAATGACATCATCATCACATATCACCAACATATATAGGTGCATTTCTAATTGTCAGCTGATGAGACAAGGACAGCAGTAACAGAGCTGTACTTGTGGAAAAAGATTACTGCAACGTGAGGAAGGCATGTGTATAAAGCTCAGATGAAAGCTGAAACAGAATGCTCAAAGTGAGATCTGACGGTATGATTTTCACTCCAATGCTGACATACTAACAGAAAAATACTTTCAGCCCTGTGAATGTGCCTCATTAGCATATCAACAGCTGCATCGGCCACATTGTTCATGCATTTTAGATCAACAGTCATTAAGAAATGCTGGCTGcaatgtgggttttctttttaATCGCAATTTAACACATGCATCTAATAAACACAAAAAACGTCCTATTTGTTGTTGGCCTGTGTTGTGGCTGGAATGCAAACACACAAGGCTGAAGGGACTTATGTGGTTACACAATTCCTTGGACAATCTGCAGAGAATCAGTTAGTGTGGCCGTTGGCCTCTGGCATTCTCCTACCTTGCTCTCTTGTTGCGAAACAGAACACAAACTGTTTTGATCTTTAAGGCAAGCCACAGGAGGACCAGCTGCATCTTTGGAGCCTGTGCCTTCACCAGCTGAAACGAAGAGGTGCAGAAATTAAGATCACGCTCTATTCAAGACTATTCAAGATTTTCAAAATCATGACAGCTAATTTTAGAAGCTTTGGCAATTTTGTGGTTTTACAGATGTGCTTTCAATTAGACATCACATTGTTTTTAGTGAAAGGCCGTGATCAAACTAAATGGTACAGAAATATACCCGTCTTTCTCACCTTTGAGCCTAAAAATGCCATCATCAGCACGTTCCAAGAGTACCTGGTCTAGAATGAATGTAGCTGGGACAGGCTGAGGGGCTGTAGGGTAGATTCTGGGGCCATCATCCTAGAAACAAGTATCCCAACAGTAACAATGATTATCCTTAATTGGCTCATTCCCCTGACACTAAAAGCACCATAAAAATACCCCGTTGTTGGTACAACTTCACATTTAATTTGACCAATTTAGGAAGCAGATTTTCAAAAAAATTGTTGCTCTTTTACCATAAAAGGTTTTCATGTTCAATGTATGAGAAAATTGCTGAGAAGTGAGTAAATGTGACAGTTAGTATACATTTACAATTTGTATTATGTGTACAGACCATGAACTACACAAATTGATTTTTCTCCTTAAAACACTCTGGTAGCATCATAGACCCACCTTTAGGGTGACTGTGATGTTGTTCAAGTGGATCTTCATTGGCTGGCCTTCAGCACTGAATTCATCTTCCAGAAAAGGTCCCAAGTTGGTCATGGTGGAAGCCAACAgctcagccttgcagccttgTACTCTCAGCTCCAGGAAGCTCACAGACTCAGTAAGAGCTGAGCAGCAGCCTGCAGATGGACCCATTTCTGCCTTCATACAGATCATTGGAGTTCCCCTGATGCCCTGTCTGTCCAAGCTCTGGACCGACCCACTTGGAGCTGGACACATAACGGAACCAGAGCATCATTCAGCGAGCTGGGTATGCTGACATAACAAGCTGAATAATAACGCCCACATGGGGGAATTATGGGGTATGCAGATGCAAAAATTCAGTGAAAATCTGTTCAGCACTGTATCTGGTACATCTGGAAAACAGGACAGGTCAGCTTATTGTTTCTATGTAAACCAATAAGTACCAGAACCTATCTAAACCACATCTAACCACCATTAAATACTGCAAATATACAACATGCATGCCACTCTAAAGGTACAGCAAAGATTCATTTTCAAATGTGAATGAAAAGGGGTTCAGTGGAGACCTTGTTAAAACATTTTCTCTGTTAAGTTTTCCCATTTTTGACTGACG
It encodes:
- the taf11 gene encoding transcription initiation factor TFIID subunit 11, coding for MADPARIKNESTPEMTSADSEEQNKSVDTEDVPANNQPKESSSQLQPRQEPKVDSAVGEDEEEGSSNQPPSKRLKVEPEKKKEKRHKVDEDEIQKMQVLVSSFSEEQLNRYEMYRRSAFPKAAIKRLIQSITGSSVSQNVVIAMSGISKVFAGEIVEEALDVCEKWGDTPPLQPKHMREAVRRLKSREQIPNTKYKNIFFH